GAACTGCTCCATCAACTCCGGAGGGAAGCTTGCTGCATCTCGTGCCCCGGATGGAAGAGGCATAACTAGTACAACGGCTTTGATATAGTCGTCGTTGCCTGCAGAGATTAATGCTGCACCACCAGAATGCCCTATTCCCCACATGGCAATTCGATCTTTATCTATCCCTGGAATGCTGCGGGCAAAAATTACCGCATCATGATAATCCTCTGCTTGCTGCATTGGATTTACGGCGTTGCGCGGCTCTCCTTCGCTGGAGCCCCATCCGCGGTGGTCGTAAATAAGCACGCCATAGCCTGCAGCTTGAAAGCGTATAGCAAAATCGGGCAAATAGTGTTCTTTTAGCAACGTTAACTAGATTGAAAAAGTCAGATAGCAAGAACATAAGCGTTGGCGGTGATTATGAGGCCTAACTCCTTGTGTCATCACCACAATAGGGACCTTATTGTTTGTGTTATTTGGCATATACAAATCGCCTCTTAGAGTCACCCCATCCACCGTTCGGAATTCAACGCGCTTCGAAACTGCCATTTTCTTCTCACAGGGTCTCGGCAGAGGATATTGGGTAGTATGTCGAGTTTTTTATTTGTTCGTGGAAGCAGCAGGCCACCAGTAACCAGTGGTAATTGTAAGACTCTATATAACACTAGAGGAAGCTCTTGGCTTTATGGCTATAATTCATCTCTGgaatattttactattacCAACCTGTTAGGGCCGATAAAGCGGTGTTGCCATATCAAGTGGAATGTTTTACCATTTGGATTCCAGACTCATTGTATCGCTTTTGCTTTAGGCAATTTGCTTAAGCATCGATCAAAAAATGTCTTCAAGTTGACCACTCGGGTCGCAGATGAAGGACCATGTAACGATGATTTAGGTTGCGCTAATGACAAGTGCAACGTTGTCAAGTTGTCCTGTATTATCATATCGACGGCGGCATCTTCCGCCCAACAGCTAGGAATTCCAAGCTGTGTCATTCACAGCCGAAATAGTCGGCGATTGCATCACTGACCAATGTGTTGTATGCGCAGACTTGACGCTATAGATAATTGCAGCAGGTTTGAGTTCAATGAGATGCCATAGTGCGAAAGGATAGTGTGGAATCGGGCCCGATTCCCACATTAGTCAATTGTTTCCTCATCAGCTTTTCATTCCGGTTCAGTAGGTACTTCAAGATCGTTATATATGGAACATTATCAATGAGTTTGCCAAGCTCTGCATCTCTGCATCGCCATATCGAACAACTACCCACAATACATTTCAGTCATCTTTTGCTCTCATTCAAATATCTATTCGTAGATCTACTCCAAATAGTATACCAATTGCGAAAATGCCACCCCCACAACTATCAGGAGAGTGGAACGAGGTAAGATAACACCTTTGGGATATCATGATACTTCCTTACTGAGCAATTCCAGTTCGCAGCTACAGATCCAACTTACATCAACCATGATCAAGATTTGGAGACTATCAGAAGAAATATTAATCAGCAAAGCTTGGATAACATGGCTTTGCTAAAGGAGCCAGCAATGGTAGCTCTTGCTAGTGTCAAGGCAGTAGACACAACCGTCACTTTACCACATGCGCCGACTCACAAATTCAGAATTCGTGTGTATTCCCCCGGGCAAAGCAGTGCAAAAGCGCTGCCGGTAATGCTTTACTTCCACAATGGATATTGGGCTACCGGAAATGTAGACGGTGATGACCTTGGCTGCCGGGCTATGATTGGACACGGCAATGAGCTTGTCATTATTTCTTTCGAATACCGACTTGCACCGGAAAATTCATGGGACACTATTCTTTCGGATGCAGAATATGCTCTTCAATGGGTTAACAAGGATGCATCATCTTATGGAGGCGATGTTCGAAAGGGCTTATACATTGGTGGTGCCACCGCTGGTGCGCATTTAGCTGCTGCTACAGCTATTCGTGCGCGCGACAGACACCCTTCAATTCAGCTTGCAGGCCAGTGCTTGATTGTTCCGACAGTTCTGGTATACTCTGGTCCGCAATCTGTCCCATCAGAATGGGCTCAAAAGGTTGTCTCACACCAGGAAAACGCCGAAGCTCCTGTATTCGGAGAAAAGGATTGGCAGAAATACCTGTCCATATTAAATGTTCCCGAATCAGAGCAAAGGAAGGGAGAAAATTTCCCTGTTTGGGCAGACCTCAAGGGACTCCCTCCGACATACCTTGCTATGGATGGACCTGACCCTATACGAGACGAGGGTTATTTGTATGAGGCCATGCTCCGCAAGGCCGGTGTCCAGACTCGAACTGATCACTACGAATTGCCTAATTGGTAAGTCATGGTAACATTTTCTGGTTCAGCTTTAGAGCTAACAAGCACATCAGGTTCGTCCAATTTCCTCAGCTACCAACGACCGCTAAGGCGGGGATGGAGCTTGCAACGGCAGTTCGGTGGTTGATGGAAGCTAATAAGTACACCCTGTAACTTGTACGAACTGtaaaagggagaaaaaagcaaatagGTGTTATAGATTCATAGACTTATATACCTCACTTACTCTTTGCCCCGAAATCATTCATCTATATTAATCAGCGGCGTGTGTTATGCGCATAAGAACTGCTAAGAGTCAATTACATCACTTCAATCCCCCTTCAGCTATGCTGTCTGCGGGTAAGACCAACAAAAGAATTCTTCAGATTGAAGGCATATTTTGCAATTTTACACCATACTTTTGTGCAAATACGAAATAGGCGCCTTGGCCAGACATAGACTCAAAATTTGTCACAGCAAAAGCCCGCTCCAAAATACCTCAGCTAATGTGGTCTCTTCGATGACAGTCATGTACAATAGAGATTACTAAATGATGATAACCATCACACAACGTACACAAAAAGTGAGGAATTTTGAAGCCGTTTTGAAGTCCAGTTTTTTCGgtaaaagtttattaatacATGTAGCATATAAATGCTTCCTAGCTTAGACAATTAGACGATTAGCCGCTTAGAGTGGTCCCATCGCGTAACATCTGTGTTAGTCAAACGCTGCCACTTGTGGAAGTGCCCGTTCTCTTCCACGATGGAAACCTGCATTCCCCAAGTATCGGTCCTCTTGACAGTCGCTGAAACAGCTTTGTATGCTTCCACAACTCTGGGCTTTGCAACATCTCGATCGTGTTCTTCACGACTCTTCCATCCGCTAATCATCACTCCTCCTTTGCCCAGTGCAGCATAACCCCTCTTGTCAGAAAGCACGGGTGGCTGGATCTCGCTCCAGATATAGCCAAGGCAGGAGTCTGATTTCTCAATCGCAGTGAAGAATTCATCCTGCTTCGCTCTGAATGCGTCTTCATCGATACCCCAGAAGAAGACTACATTGGTTTGTGGTGCATAGAGGATGCTTCGGTCGGGGGTGTTTGGGATAATAACGTAGAGATCAGTCTTCTCTCTGTCCATGATATGCCACAGCGACTCAGGAACAGCTCCACCAAGATCGTCTCTCTTATGCACATCATGCTGACGGCGTGTTTTGTAATCTGTATTGTTAGACCTACGGAATCGCAGCATATTTACCAAGGGTTCATACCAATGAAATGCATGGCAATGTTAGAGTCTCTGTAGCTTCGGCCCCAGCAAGCTCGCACAACGCCGGGAATCGTTTCAGCTCCTGCTCTAAATGCCTCTAACCAGACTTTTCCATCCTGCGTGGATACGTCGTCAATTGTGTGATCACCGATGTCAGTGACGACAATTTCAATAGCAGGTTGAACCATTTTGTATCGAGTACTGTAGATTGTATGTTGAGTATTGATCTTTGTGCTGTATGTTGTGTCTTGATCAATTGATGTTTGCTTATCTTTCAATTCATTCGAGAGAGAAACCGAGTCTATATAGTGATACGAGCTTCTACAAACATCGTTCTGGCGTGCGAAAAACGTAGACTCAAATCGCAGTTGGTTAAAAGATCATTACCAAAGCCATTCCTAGATTGGAATCAACTTTCCGATTAGGGAACATTCATTCGCTCTTGTAATCCAGAGTGGAGTTGAATGTGTAAGTTAACATTTCATTTTCAATTCTACTGTTGAAGAACTGTGATGGCTTTGTCAATCATTGAGAAGACACAAGTATAGTCGCCTCTGTGCTGTAAGGTGGCTGGTGACTAATTCACCATGCTATAGGAGACATTGAATGCCATCATGAACGCTGGTACATTTCAACGACTTCAGGAAAAGTATCCCACTTGTAAAATTACGTGGCCGGTTTGCTTGGATAAGGGCATGAAGTAACTGCATCAAGAATATAGTTACTAATACCTAAAGATTATAAATGAAACTCATAATTTGAGTACCAAAAAGTTTCAGTCCGCCCAATGACCGATCCTGCTGATTCCTAAACCGATATCCTTATTGGTATCGGCGCTAAATATAACAACAATTAGCGTATCTGATGGGGCACTTACACACTGCAACACCACATGAGTGTCAGACGATACTTGCGTACACATTAATTATTTCTTCACTACTGAACTGACGGTAATTTCTGCTATTGAGTATAAATAAACACCAATATCGTTATTTTGTTAACTCCAGAGGAACGAGAGGTCACATTTGCAAACAGAAAACTTCGCACAGTCtagtagaaaaaaaattaacaTGGTCGAGTTCAAGGTTGTGAAAGGATCTCCCGACGGCACACTCGTCGACGCAACTTCAGCACGCGAAGTCAAGTCCGATGAGGTTGTCATTGATGTGACACACAGCGGTGTCTGTTTCACCGACTATGTGAGATATGATCTATTATGTTTATTTCCGCCACGAAGAGACAACTAACGATGAATTGTAGCACTATCGGCAAGCCGACATGGTTCTTGGCCATGAAGGATCTGGAATTGTCAAAGAAATTGGCGCAGGAGTAACAAGATTCAAGGTGTAAGTCACATCCAATCTCTACCATTGGCAATCACTAATTTCTTGCCGCTGAAGAGGTGACCGTGTTGGATGGGGGTACCAACACAACAGTTGCGGGCATTGCAAACAGTGTCTTACAGGCAGGGAGACTTTCTGCGCAGAACGAGAGATGTTTGGTCTCGCCAATTTCGACCAAGGCTCGTTCGCAAGTGCTGCAGTTTGGAAAGAGGATTTTATCTACAAGATACCGGACAATATTTTGTCGAGCCACGCCGGTCCTTTAATGTGTGGAGGTTCCACAGTCTTCAACGCGCTGAAGCTAAATGGCAT
Above is a genomic segment from Trichoderma breve strain T069 chromosome 6, whole genome shotgun sequence containing:
- a CDS encoding alpha/beta hydrolase fold domain-containing protein — its product is MPPPQLSGEWNEFAATDPTYINHDQDLETIRRNINQQSLDNMALLKEPAMVALASVKAVDTTVTLPHAPTHKFRIRVYSPGQSSAKALPVMLYFHNGYWATGNVDGDDLGCRAMIGHGNELVIISFEYRLAPENSWDTILSDAEYALQWVNKDASSYGGDVRKGLYIGGATAGAHLAAATAIRARDRHPSIQLAGQCLIVPTVLENAEAPVFGEKDWQKYLSILNVPESEQRKGENFPVWADLKGLPPTYLAMDGPDPIRDEGYLYEAMLRKAGVQTRTDHYELPNWFVQFPQLPTTAKAGMELATAVRWLMEANKYTL
- a CDS encoding x-Pro dipeptidyl-peptidase (S15 family) domain-containing protein; protein product: MAVSKRVEFRTVDGVTLRGDLYMPNNTNNKVPIVVMTQGLTLLKEHYLPDFAIRFQAAGYGVLIYDHRGWGSSEGEPRNAVNPMQQAEDYHDAVIFARSIPGIDKDRIAMWGIGHSGGAALISAGNDDYIKAVVLVMPLPSGARDAASFPPELMEQFKAERLARIQNPALEETYVQVWDNSLEQASGERGKVILHSPPTYEFISGGQRRSDAAGTPWENKITLRSLYDISKVEPQDFIRRISPRPLLYLAAVEDVLTAPLEMHKKVFEQAGEPKEFVRLNNHHVATYFDASFEENITAQIQFLNKYL